In Ictalurus punctatus breed USDA103 chromosome 3, Coco_2.0, whole genome shotgun sequence, the following are encoded in one genomic region:
- the zgc:171482 gene encoding zinc finger protein isoform X2, whose translation MKSAGFVDGGLFTESYCNICNAQLISESQRVAHYESKKHANKVRLFYMLHPEDGGPPSKRLRPDNPDSAENEVDRNKCCTLCNMFFTSAIVAQSHYQGKTHAKRVRLVLGEQPSLPTPTDSTANTPQATDPAPPPSPSWPSMGNNGEAGKYCCLCGAWFNNPLMAQQHYEGKKHKRNAARARLLEQLAGSLDATESTGLRSSYSCSVCNVVLNSIEQYYAHLQGSKHQNNLKQQHQQ comes from the exons ATGAAATCTGCAGGATTTGTCGATGGAGGACTCTTTACCGAGAGCTACTGTAACATCTGCAATGCTCAGCTCATCTCTGAGTCACAGCGTGTTGCGCACTATGAG AGCAAGAAGCACGCCAACAAAGTGCGTCTGTTCTACATGCTCCACCCAGAAGACGGTGGTCCTCCTTCTAAAAGACTGAGACCAGACAACCCG GACAGTGCAGAGAATGAAGTGGACAGGAACAAATGCTGCACGCTCTGCAATATGTTCTTCACATCTGCCATCGTGGCTCAGTCACACTACCAGGGTAAAACGCATGCTAAGAGAGTACGCCTTGTTCTCGGAGAGCAGCCCAGCTTACCTACCCCCACAG ATTCAACTGCAAATACCCCTCAGGCCACAGACCCAGCACCACCACCTTCACCATCATGGCCCTCCATGGGTAACAATGGCGAAGCAGGCAAGTACTGCTGCCTGTGTGGTGCCTGGTTCAACAATCCACTGATGGCACAGCAACATTATGAAggcaaaaagcacaaaagaaatgCAGCACGGGCACGTCTCCTGGAGCAGCTGGCAGGCAGTCTGGATGCCACCGAGAGCACAG GCCTGCGCAGCAGTTACTCGTGCAGTGTATGTAATGTGGTTCTGAACTCCATTGAGCAGTACTATGCACACCTCCAGGGCTCAAAACACCAAAACAA